The Drosophila bipectinata strain 14024-0381.07 chromosome 2L, DbipHiC1v2, whole genome shotgun sequence genome has a segment encoding these proteins:
- the LOC108131264 gene encoding uncharacterized protein translates to MAGRGPPQTAVVVNSLIGDLVQDAVNEPLKLSEQPSTCRRLFDILGFQPADEFEDDEDPATGSVMAKSSSCTLQNTPNPALKQRNWHSWMTKALAEGSSDDEVEVFKKPYRPKVLETTGVQTEQPRLRRQEPEAVPVNASEGQPGSGSGPAPCELTRQTIFIDAVAVPIPNVLGRAPLADRFCYMLTDFASALYCSLAIMCCCTPNMLR, encoded by the exons ATGGCGGGCAGAGGGCCACCACAGACGGCGGTTGTTGTTAACTCGCTGATTGGCGACTTGGTTCAGGATGCCGTCAACGAGCCGCTCAAGCTCTCCGAACAGCCGTCCACCTGCCGGCGGCTCTTCGACATACTCGGCTTCCAGCCGGCGGATGAGTTCGAGGACGACGAGGATCCCGCTACCGGCAGTGTGATGGCCAAGTCCAGTTCGTGTACTCTACAGAACACACCGAATCCTGCTCTCAAGCAGAGGAACTGGCACAGTTGGATGACGAAGGCATTGGCGGAAG GGAGTTCGGACGATGAGGTTGAGGTATTCAAGAAGCCGTATCGGCCCAAGGTGCTCGAGACAACCGGCGTGCAGACGGAGCAGCCGCGGCTTAGGAGACAGGAGCCGGAAGCAGTGCCTGTGAACGCCAGCGAAGGCCAACCGGGATCGGGATCGGGACCAGCACCTTGCGAGCTGACCCGCCAAACGATCTTCATCGATGCCGTGGCCGTTCCCATTCCCAATGTGCTGGGTCGGGCGCCGCTGGCCGATCGCTTCTGCTACATGCTGACGGACTTTGCCTCGGCGCTCTACTGTAGTCTCGCCATCATGTGTTGTTGCACCCCCAATATGTTGCGATAA
- the LOC108131262 gene encoding uncharacterized protein, with amino-acid sequence MDKRNDDQNQEQDHSSSKTDLEDHVPICVDVEGGGGGSASRDDDRPSHSCVVYLPDVNVESTETESQHSGSCLTLKDLPQGNHSEPETGPDAAVDQPPDGDSAQIRHLAAANGGPGMDVVVYIPGKGPDLSRHVTFNIDDVPGTSHELEAKEEKSSAETTSNRRLHNILEMLYRFGNNMDSMALQEANRKHRRRSSRSPARPTVILQMPQLSHLGTQTTELIPHHHLGRLRLDVTTVQGENLPPCERIQHTIIISGNNMPPNPPLVQQTLWARIKRTIGDFAAAFCLCLQVNKDCVFCLGFFVAFVISASFLTAFFYRTLNFTTSPVRFVSVEPSMAGTMHYNLATLRFNGGYYYIYNNNQRKFL; translated from the coding sequence ATGGACAAACGGAACGATGATCAGAACCAGGAACAGGATCACTCGTCGTCCAAAACTGATCTAGAGGATCATGTGCCAATATGTGTGGACGTGgagggaggaggaggaggatctGCATCAAGGGATGACGATCGCCCCAGCCACTCTTGTGTGGTGTATCTGCCAGATGTTAATGTGGAGTCCACAGAAACAGAGTCACAGCATTCAGGTTCGTGCCTTACCCTAAAGGATCTTCCGCAGGGTAATCATTCTGAACCAGAAACTGGACCAGATGCTGCGGTGGACCAGCCACCAGATGGGGACTCGGCCCAAATACGACATCTGGCGGCTGCGAACGGCGGTCCGGGCATGGATGTTGTGGTCTACATACCGGGCAAGGGTCCCGACCTCTCCAGGCATGTCACCTTCAACATTGACGACGTCCCCGGCACCAGTCACGAATTGGAGGCCAAGGAGGAGAAGTCCTCCGCAGAAACGACCTCCAACAGGCGGCTGCACAACATCCTGGAGATGCTTTACCGCTTCGGTAACAACATGGACTCCATGGCCCTCCAGGAGGCGAACAGGAAACATCGACGCCGATCGTCGAGAAGCCCGGCGAGGCCGACGGTGATTCTGCAAATGCCCCAACTGAGCCACCTGGGCACCCAGACCACGGAGCTGATTCCCCACCACCACCTCGGCAGGCTGAGGCTGGACGTGACCACCGTGCAGGGCGAGAACCTGCCGCCCTGCGAACGCATCCAGCACACGATCATCATCAGTGGCAACAACATGCCCCCGAATCCGCCCCTGGTCCAGCAAACGTTGTGGGCCCGAATCAAGCGGACCATCGGCGACTTTGCCGCCGCCTTCTGCCTCTGCCTCCAGGTGAACAAGGACTGTGTCTTCTGCCTGGGATTCTTTGTGGCGTTTGTGATCAGTGCCAGCTTCCTCACCGCCTTCTTCTATCGCACCCTCAACTTTACCACGTCCCCGGTGCGATTTGTCTCGGTGGAGCCCTCTATGGCCGGCACCATGCACTACAATCTGGCCACCTTGCGGTTCAATGGCGGATACTACTACAtatacaacaacaaccagcgTAAATTTCTTTGA
- the LOC108131263 gene encoding uncharacterized protein, with translation MLNPTSQSPPDGSATQEVGQTEQRQVEASEAQHLGWSSDQQADLQDLQVSQEQVFGYLTEIHLSHKQITKRFVELLNLFEDYNKILETGSEHYGGSPEQFTGKEAGDQNLYKTSLSSLMQLSECTIKPYADSSQAVTCEVSSQTSWSALEQRQADVKELEARLAQAGVGDSVQVDIDKPSKLQQHTIHIEVESVTSATAMQRPPLRQRMWQVVVQTADTIMACAYMIGENFTYVLFIVLCLWCLYLLMGHYYTFLQTNVSQQIDLKRDLVKAHPQ, from the exons ATGTTGAATCCAACGAGCCAGAGTCCCCCAGATGGTAGCGCCACCCAGGAGGTTGGGCAGACGGAGCAGCGCCAGGTGGAGGCATCTGAAGCTCAGCACTTGGGCTGGAGCTCCGACCAACAAGCCGATCTGCAGGATCTGCAGGTGTCGCAGGAGCAAGTATTCGGCTACCTCACCGAGATTCACCTGAGCCACAAACAAATCACCAAGCGCTTCGTCGAGCTGCTCAACCTCTTCGAGGACTACAACAAGATCCTGGAGACTGGGAGCGAGCACTATGGCGGCAGCCCGGAACAGTTTACCGGGAAGGAAG cCGGCGACCAGAATTTATATAAAACATCTTTATCGAGCCTAATGCAATTATCTGAGTGCACGATCAAGCCCTATGCGGACTCCAGCCAGGCGGTGACCTGCGAGGTGAGCAGCCAGACCTCCTGGAGCGCCCTGGAGCAGCGGCAGGCGGACGTGAAGGAGCTGGAGGCTAGGCTGGCCCAGGCGGGCGTGGGCGATTCCGTTCAGGTGGACATCGACAAGCCGAGCAAGCTGCAGCAGCACACGATCCACATCGAGGTGGAGTCGGTGACATCGGCAACGGCAATGCAGAGGCCTCCGCTGCGCCAGAGGATGTGGCAGGTGGTCGTCCAGACGGCAGACACGATAATGGCCTGCGCCTATATGATTGGCGAGAACTTCACCTACGTGCTCTTCATTGTCCTGTGCCTGTGGTGCCTCTATCTGTTGATGGGCCACTACTACACCTTCCTGCAGACGAACGTCAGCCAGCAGATCGACCTGAAGCGCGACCTGGTGAAGGCCCATCCCCAGTAG